In one window of Planctomycetia bacterium DNA:
- a CDS encoding CpaF family protein codes for MERNIEEIARLRDMLKPEHDALVIQTAGHALRSELLNSLLAAAQTGPDVFSGDRHWSRIVSTVADRERELAETNERIAKRLELKSLAGLTERLDAVDRKFWTIYAALVDGVHHDFREYLAFRYLKKQIKDIVFGYGPLEDLLRTPTVSEIMVVDREHIYIEKGGVLENSGRRFTSDEVTAAIIDRIVSRVGRRIDKSQPLVDARLADGSRVNAVIPPLAVSGPCLTIRKFPSRRMRVADLVAKGSLTPTTAAFLKAAVLARANILIAGGTGSGKTTLLNCLSDFIPDKERIVTIEDTAELQLAKEHVVRLETKVANVEGRGEYTIRDLVKNSLRMRPDRIVVGECRAAEALDMLQAMNTGHDGSMTTIHANNASDVVLRLEVLVQMAADLPIQSIHRQIASAIDLIVQTARVRDGSRRITQITEVVDYDERNGRIRLKDLFLLETNDGRMQLAATGCLPTFIDRLIETGLLDLSAFYLDEPDPAAQP; via the coding sequence ATGGAGCGCAACATCGAAGAGATCGCGCGCCTGCGCGACATGTTGAAGCCGGAACACGACGCGCTCGTCATACAAACCGCCGGCCATGCCCTACGCAGCGAACTGCTCAACAGCCTGCTCGCGGCTGCGCAAACCGGGCCCGACGTCTTCTCCGGCGACCGCCATTGGAGCCGGATCGTCTCGACCGTGGCGGATCGCGAAAGGGAATTGGCCGAGACGAACGAACGGATCGCCAAGCGGCTGGAACTGAAAAGCCTCGCCGGCCTCACCGAGCGGCTCGACGCCGTCGATCGTAAATTCTGGACGATCTACGCCGCGCTCGTCGACGGCGTGCATCACGACTTTCGCGAGTATCTGGCGTTTCGTTATCTCAAGAAGCAGATCAAAGACATCGTCTTCGGCTACGGCCCGCTCGAAGACTTGCTACGCACGCCGACCGTCTCCGAGATCATGGTCGTCGATCGGGAGCATATCTATATCGAAAAAGGGGGCGTGCTCGAAAACTCGGGACGCCGCTTTACTTCCGACGAAGTGACGGCCGCGATCATCGACCGCATTGTTTCTCGCGTCGGTCGGCGCATCGATAAATCGCAGCCCCTCGTCGACGCGCGCTTGGCCGACGGCAGCCGTGTGAACGCCGTCATTCCGCCGCTCGCGGTCAGCGGCCCCTGCCTCACGATCCGCAAGTTTCCATCGCGCCGCATGCGCGTGGCCGATCTCGTCGCGAAGGGGAGCCTGACGCCGACGACGGCCGCATTCCTCAAGGCCGCCGTGTTGGCACGCGCCAACATTCTGATCGCCGGCGGCACGGGAAGCGGCAAAACGACGCTGCTCAATTGCCTAAGCGATTTCATCCCGGACAAAGAACGGATCGTCACGATCGAAGACACGGCCGAACTGCAACTGGCGAAAGAGCATGTCGTGCGGCTCGAAACGAAGGTGGCGAACGTCGAAGGGCGGGGCGAGTACACGATCCGCGACCTCGTGAAGAATTCGCTCCGCATGCGGCCCGATCGGATCGTGGTGGGGGAATGCCGGGCCGCGGAAGCGCTCGACATGCTGCAAGCGATGAACACCGGCCACGACGGCTCGATGACCACGATCCATGCGAACAACGCCTCGGACGTGGTGCTGCGCTTGGAAGTGCTCGTGCAGATGGCGGCCGACTTACCGATCCAATCCATTCACCGCCAGATCGCCTCGGCGATCGATCTGATCGTGCAGACGGCTCGCGTGCGCGACGGATCGCGGCGGATCACGCAGATCACGGAAGTCGTCGACTACGACGAACGGAACGGACGCATTCGCCTGAAAGACTTGTTCTTGCTGGAAACCAACGACGGCCGGATGCAACTCGCCGCGACCGGCTGCTTGCCGACGTTCATCGATCGACTGATCGAAACCGGCTTGCTCGACCTCAGCGCGTTCTATCTCGACGAACCCGATCCGGCGGCGCAACCATGA
- a CDS encoding type II secretion system F family protein, which produces MTSSSPALWLFLSSVTYGAAAFFLTRLIEPAWDRITSSYIRDLQPMLTALNLDDGRIPQRMRWWGIAMAVAFLFVALGLGMWPVAFVVTYMIYAAPRIYLQALIAKRSFLLRDQLVSAVTGLANATRAGLSLAQGIDNVAQETPEPLAAELHRIVRDYHGGRPLAHALKSARERLQLDGFTLFASALLVSLERGGKITEALDRIGRSLQENQRLERKLQAETESGRKVVVILASFPFVFLGLFYFLNPEGTGLLFTTLVGQLVLLVVIAMVYFAVQWARRILALEV; this is translated from the coding sequence ATGACATCTTCGAGCCCTGCACTCTGGCTGTTTCTCTCATCCGTCACTTACGGCGCGGCGGCGTTCTTTCTCACGCGGCTCATCGAGCCGGCCTGGGATCGGATCACGTCGAGCTATATTCGCGACCTTCAGCCGATGCTCACGGCGCTAAACCTCGACGACGGCCGCATCCCGCAGCGCATGCGCTGGTGGGGGATCGCGATGGCGGTCGCGTTTCTGTTCGTCGCTCTCGGCCTCGGCATGTGGCCGGTCGCGTTCGTCGTGACTTACATGATCTACGCCGCCCCGCGCATCTATCTCCAAGCGTTGATCGCGAAGCGTTCGTTTCTGCTGCGCGATCAACTGGTCTCGGCAGTGACGGGCCTGGCGAACGCCACTCGAGCAGGGTTGTCGCTGGCTCAAGGGATCGATAACGTCGCCCAAGAAACTCCGGAGCCGTTGGCTGCGGAGCTGCATCGTATCGTGCGCGACTATCACGGCGGCCGGCCTTTGGCTCACGCGCTGAAAAGCGCGCGCGAGCGATTGCAACTCGACGGCTTCACGCTGTTCGCCTCGGCTCTGCTCGTAAGTCTCGAACGTGGGGGAAAGATCACCGAAGCGCTCGATCGGATCGGCCGGAGCTTGCAAGAGAACCAACGTCTCGAACGGAAACTTCAAGCGGAAACGGAAAGCGGTCGCAAGGTCGTGGTGATCTTAGCCTCGTTTCCGTTCGTCTTTCTCGGCTTGTTCTACTTCCTCAATCCCGAAGGGACGGGGCTCCTCTTCACGACGCTTGTCGGTCAGTTGGTGCTGCTGGTCGTGATCGCGATGGTGTATTTCGCCGTGCAATGGGCCCGACGAATTCTCGCCCTCGAAGTTTGA